CTGGGAGTGGCGAGGTATCTCTATATAGAGGGCAAGAGTGTAAGTGTGGTGCTGCTAGGCTCTTCTAGTAAGCTGAAAGGGGATGCAAAGACAAATTTCGAAATCTTAGTGCGACTGTCTAAGAATAAGAATCCGGAGAATGAAGAGATAGAGATTATAGAGTTATTTGGAGAAAATAGCGACTCTGAAGAAAAGCTGGAGCATGCAAGAGGCGTTGTGATGGAAAGTGAAGTTATCGTAGATGCCATATTTGGGACAGGGCTTTCAAGCGAAGTAAAAGGGCTTTATAGGGATATGGTAGAGTCTTTAAACCAAAGCAAGGGATACAAGGTTTCAGTGGATATTCCATCAGGGCTGAATGGAGACAGTGGAGAGCCTATGGGTGTAGCTGTAAAAGCAGACAAGACAGTGACTCTTCAGTACCCTAAAGTTGGATTTGAAAATCCCAGTTCAAAAGAGTACACAGGGGAGCTTGTAGTAGAAAGCATATCTATTCCGCCATGGATATAATGTGATTTAAGTCATACTCTATATGTGATTAAAATCATAGCAGATTCATCGCCAAAGCTGATAGTATATAGCTATAAGAAAAATGCAAGGAGATGGATTGAATGGAGAATAGGTATTTTAGCATAAAAGACACCCTATACGAGATAACTGAAAAACATCCAGAGGCCATAGAGCTTCTAGTTTCAATTGGATTTGAGAATATGGCAGATGCAGAGCAGCGGGCGAAGTTTGGAAAGCATATAACGCTTGAAAAGGCCCTTATGCTGAAAAAGATAAGCGCAGAGGGATTTTCAGAGCAGCTCCTAGAGAGAATAGAGAGCAGAGAAGAGACAAGCACCGGCGGTAGTGGTGAAACCGTAAAGATAGCAGGTGTGCTTCCATGCCCTGTGAAGTTTCCGCTTATGGAGTCCTTTGAAAAATGGCTGGCTGAAAACTCGGAAGGGCTTGGGTTTGAAATAGAGCACGAGCTGAAGGCCGCTTCAAGCGGACTGGGATGGTTGATCGAGTCGCT
This DNA window, taken from Andreesenia angusta, encodes the following:
- a CDS encoding NAD(P)H-hydrate epimerase; the encoded protein is MRYVTAKEMREIDRKAIEDYGIPGIVLMENAVLKVLKHIPRDRDKYTVIAGAGNNGGDGLGVARYLYIEGKSVSVVLLGSSSKLKGDAKTNFEILVRLSKNKNPENEEIEIIELFGENSDSEEKLEHARGVVMESEVIVDAIFGTGLSSEVKGLYRDMVESLNQSKGYKVSVDIPSGLNGDSGEPMGVAVKADKTVTLQYPKVGFENPSSKEYTGELVVESISIPPWI